The following coding sequences lie in one Halogeometricum rufum genomic window:
- a CDS encoding NAD(P)/FAD-dependent oxidoreductase, which yields MTDRYEAVVVGGGIVGSSVAYHLARAGVETLLADRRDEGRATDAGAGILSPGTTSRDDETWVEFAVEAVDYYEELVAALEREQDGPHGYTQCDLLTAALNDAEVDAYEAALERVRDRQARLGTPEPGTVHELDPAAAKAAFPPLAEPKRAFRSDDAARVDGREFEGALRRAGRTHGLRTREASVERLSVAADTVRGVVLESGQRIDAANVVVAGGAWSKTFASQLGVEVPVEPQRGQIVHLDVAADTEDWPIVSAFREQYLVPWDDGRVVAGATRETGAGYAPQTTVEGLLEVFEEVVRVAPGLADAAVREERVGLRPLTPDGLPVLGPVPGVSGAYLCTGHGPTGLQLGPYSGKLVADAVRGDGASECERFGVGRF from the coding sequence ATGACCGACCGATACGAGGCAGTCGTGGTCGGCGGCGGCATCGTCGGGTCGTCCGTGGCCTACCACCTCGCACGTGCGGGCGTCGAGACGCTTCTCGCGGACCGCCGCGACGAGGGCCGCGCCACCGACGCCGGCGCGGGTATCCTCTCGCCGGGAACGACCAGCCGGGACGACGAGACGTGGGTCGAGTTCGCCGTCGAGGCCGTCGACTACTACGAGGAGTTGGTCGCGGCCCTCGAACGGGAGCAGGACGGCCCGCACGGCTACACGCAATGTGACCTCTTGACCGCCGCCCTGAACGACGCCGAAGTCGACGCCTACGAGGCGGCACTGGAACGCGTCCGGGACCGACAGGCGCGACTCGGGACGCCCGAACCGGGGACGGTTCACGAACTCGACCCAGCGGCGGCGAAGGCGGCGTTTCCGCCGCTGGCGGAGCCGAAACGGGCGTTCCGCTCCGACGACGCCGCGCGCGTCGACGGCCGCGAGTTCGAGGGGGCACTCCGGCGGGCGGGGCGGACGCACGGACTCCGGACGCGCGAGGCGAGCGTGGAACGGCTCTCCGTCGCCGCCGACACCGTCCGCGGCGTCGTACTCGAATCCGGCCAGCGAATCGACGCCGCGAACGTCGTCGTCGCCGGCGGCGCGTGGTCGAAGACGTTCGCGTCGCAACTCGGTGTCGAGGTGCCGGTGGAACCGCAACGCGGGCAGATAGTCCACCTCGACGTCGCCGCCGACACCGAGGACTGGCCCATCGTCAGCGCGTTCCGCGAGCAGTACCTGGTGCCGTGGGACGACGGGCGCGTCGTCGCCGGCGCGACCCGAGAGACCGGCGCGGGCTACGCCCCGCAGACCACCGTCGAGGGACTCCTGGAGGTGTTCGAAGAGGTGGTCCGCGTCGCGCCCGGCCTCGCCGACGCCGCGGTGCGCGAGGAACGCGTCGGTCTGCGGCCGCTGACCCCCGACGGTCTGCCCGTCCTCGGGCCGGTTCCGGGCGTCTCGGGCGCGTACCTCTGCACGGGACACGGCCCGACCGGCCTGCAGTTGGGTCCGTACAGCGGGAAACTGGTCGCCGACGCGGTGCGCGGTGACGGTGCGTCCGAGTGCGAGCGGTTCGGCGTCGGCCGGTTCTGA
- a CDS encoding IMPACT family protein translates to MTDAYRTVAGPGEASFEVRGSEFVGYVDRANTVAEAEAFVEQIEARHPDATHNVPAYRVPAGGESSGGSTMLREYSSDDGEPSGSSGKPALNVLVQQDIRNVVAVVTRYYGGTNLGVGGLARAYSRGVKDAVADAGTVEEVPHETFAVTVAYDDSGSVRGLLESAGVEFDADYEADVSFAVRASVEDAADLRDRIRSATSGRADIE, encoded by the coding sequence ATGACCGACGCCTACCGCACCGTCGCCGGCCCCGGCGAGGCCAGTTTCGAGGTCCGCGGCTCGGAGTTCGTCGGCTACGTGGACCGCGCGAACACCGTCGCGGAGGCGGAGGCGTTCGTCGAGCAGATAGAGGCGCGACACCCCGACGCGACGCACAACGTCCCCGCCTACCGCGTCCCGGCCGGGGGCGAATCGTCCGGCGGGAGCACCATGCTCCGCGAGTACTCCTCGGACGACGGCGAACCCTCCGGGTCGTCGGGCAAGCCCGCGCTGAACGTCCTCGTGCAACAGGACATCAGGAACGTCGTCGCCGTCGTCACGCGCTACTACGGCGGCACCAACCTCGGCGTCGGCGGCCTCGCGCGCGCGTACTCCCGCGGCGTGAAGGACGCCGTCGCCGACGCCGGCACCGTCGAGGAGGTGCCGCACGAGACGTTCGCCGTCACCGTCGCCTACGACGACTCGGGGTCCGTGCGCGGCCTGTTGGAGAGCGCGGGCGTCGAGTTCGACGCCGACTACGAGGCGGACGTGTCGTTCGCGGTGCGCGCGTCCGTCGAGGACGCCGCGGACCTGCGCGACCGGATTCGAAGTGCGACCAGCGGTCGGGCCGACATCGAGTGA
- a CDS encoding amino acid-binding protein yields the protein MFDEIMRKFEGSPSQQAVIRLLLERGFSVNDEGRVVSGGIEIPNTGIAREIGVDRRVVDSTTSAILEDEDLRRIFQNISSIPSLMDLAPVLDLSVLTVEVADADAPGIVAEITSRIADHDISIRQTISEDPEFTDDPKLYLVTEEPLPGDLLNELSELSFVRRISIA from the coding sequence ATGTTCGACGAGATAATGCGGAAGTTCGAGGGGAGTCCGAGCCAACAGGCGGTCATCCGCCTCCTCCTCGAACGGGGGTTCTCCGTCAACGACGAGGGCCGCGTCGTCTCCGGCGGCATCGAGATACCGAACACCGGCATCGCCCGCGAAATCGGCGTCGACCGCCGGGTCGTCGACTCCACGACGAGCGCCATCCTCGAAGACGAGGACCTGCGCCGCATCTTCCAGAACATCTCGTCGATTCCGAGCCTGATGGACCTCGCGCCCGTGCTGGACCTCTCGGTCCTGACCGTCGAAGTGGCCGACGCCGACGCGCCCGGTATCGTCGCCGAGATAACCTCTCGCATCGCCGACCACGACATCTCCATCCGCCAGACCATCAGCGAGGACCCCGAGTTCACCGACGACCCGAAACTCTACCTCGTCACGGAGGAACCCCTGCCCGGTGACCTGCTGAACGAACTCTCGGAACTCTCGTTCGTCCGGCGAATCAGCATCGCCTGA
- a CDS encoding prolipoprotein diacylglyceryl transferase, which produces MPMRQLRTCDFCGDDAAGIYEVLPAELSPTEAEQRRVVLCDDCFGTLETVVSPLLARLGIEETGGDSGAERRSASPEPVPAASESDEREGGERRERPLDPAATDRSTDETQTTTAAGDEGDAYVDAETLTGEDADAATTGAEDGESAEAAAEDYEVEDAAADAEEPPRAHADADDAPGGDDASDGDGDATDDADAEVDEEEPNADYEVDDPDRKQDAEDPAEDYEVTEEETGEGGDDDGAESVGSEPPNFRKVMRLLNNREFPVDRAEITDIASGAYDLDRRQVDDIIDHAVQRDVLAEDDGQLRKA; this is translated from the coding sequence ATGCCCATGCGTCAACTGCGCACCTGCGACTTCTGCGGCGACGACGCCGCCGGAATCTACGAGGTCCTGCCCGCGGAACTGTCCCCGACGGAGGCCGAACAGCGTCGCGTCGTCCTCTGCGACGACTGCTTCGGCACGCTCGAAACGGTCGTCAGCCCGCTTCTCGCCCGACTGGGTATCGAAGAGACCGGCGGCGACTCGGGCGCCGAACGACGGAGCGCCTCGCCCGAACCCGTCCCGGCGGCTTCGGAGTCGGACGAACGCGAGGGTGGAGAGCGACGAGAGCGCCCCCTCGACCCCGCGGCGACCGACCGGTCGACGGACGAGACGCAGACGACGACTGCCGCCGGTGACGAGGGAGACGCCTACGTCGACGCCGAGACCCTCACCGGAGAGGACGCGGACGCAGCGACGACCGGCGCCGAGGACGGAGAATCCGCGGAGGCCGCCGCCGAGGACTACGAGGTGGAGGACGCCGCCGCGGACGCCGAGGAACCGCCCAGAGCGCACGCCGACGCGGACGACGCGCCCGGCGGCGACGACGCGTCCGACGGCGACGGGGACGCCACCGACGACGCGGACGCCGAAGTCGACGAGGAGGAACCGAACGCCGACTACGAGGTGGACGACCCGGACCGGAAGCAGGACGCCGAGGATCCGGCCGAGGACTACGAGGTCACCGAGGAGGAGACGGGCGAGGGGGGCGACGACGACGGCGCGGAGTCCGTCGGGTCGGAGCCGCCCAACTTCAGGAAGGTGATGCGCCTGTTGAACAACCGGGAGTTCCCGGTGGACAGAGCCGAGATAACTGACATCGCGAGCGGAGCCTACGACTTGGACCGGAGGCAGGTGGACGACATCATCGACCACGCGGTCCAGCGTGACGTGTTGGCCGAGGACGACGGCCAGTTGCGCAAGGCCTGA
- the hisB gene encoding imidazoleglycerol-phosphate dehydratase HisB has product MSDDADADATSRTAAVSRETAETTIEVTLTIDGDGDAAVDTGIGFFDHMLEAFAKHGLFDLTVQCDGDLHIDDHHTVEDVAIVLGDALAEALGDKRGIVRYADRQVPLDEAVAGVVVDVSGRPHFAFDGEFSQESIGDFTSDMARHFGYSLAMHAGLALHAEVRGDNAHHEVEALFKALARSLDDATRVDPRRSDTPSTKGEL; this is encoded by the coding sequence ATGAGCGACGACGCCGACGCGGACGCCACGTCGCGGACGGCCGCCGTCTCCCGCGAGACGGCCGAGACGACCATCGAGGTGACGCTGACGATAGACGGCGACGGCGACGCCGCCGTCGACACGGGCATCGGCTTCTTCGACCACATGCTCGAAGCGTTCGCCAAGCACGGCCTGTTCGACCTGACGGTTCAGTGCGACGGCGACCTGCACATCGACGACCACCACACCGTCGAAGACGTGGCCATCGTCCTCGGCGACGCCCTCGCGGAGGCCCTCGGCGACAAGCGCGGCATCGTCCGCTACGCCGACCGGCAGGTTCCGCTGGACGAGGCCGTCGCGGGCGTCGTCGTGGACGTGAGCGGACGACCGCACTTCGCGTTCGACGGCGAGTTCTCCCAGGAGTCCATCGGCGACTTCACCAGCGACATGGCGCGGCATTTCGGTTACTCGCTGGCGATGCACGCCGGCCTGGCGCTCCACGCGGAGGTGCGCGGCGACAACGCCCACCACGAGGTCGAAGCGCTGTTCAAAGCGCTCGCCCGGTCGCTCGACGACGCCACCCGCGTGGACCCCCGCCGGAGCGACACGCCCAGCACGAAAGGCGAACTCTGA
- a CDS encoding glucose 1-dehydrogenase → MDGISGKVALATGAGSGIGRATALRFAEAGATVAVADLDEEGGEETVRLVSEAGGEAEFFAVDVSDEESVKALVDDVVSTFGGLDVAFNNAGIEGTPGPITDQSFEDWKRVVDVNLGGVFLCTKHEIPALRERGGGAIVNTASIAGLVGAADLSPYYASKHGVVGLTKSVAVEVADDGIRVNAVCPGVVDTPMVSRFTGGDDAAMEGIVAPQAMKRAADPSEIAAAVVWLCSDEASFVTGVPMPVDGGYVAQ, encoded by the coding sequence ATGGACGGAATCAGCGGTAAAGTCGCGCTCGCGACGGGCGCTGGGTCGGGTATCGGACGGGCGACGGCGCTTCGATTCGCCGAGGCCGGGGCGACGGTTGCCGTCGCGGACCTGGACGAGGAAGGGGGCGAAGAGACGGTACGTCTCGTCTCCGAGGCCGGCGGGGAGGCGGAGTTCTTCGCGGTCGACGTGAGCGACGAGGAGAGCGTGAAGGCCCTCGTCGACGACGTCGTCTCGACGTTCGGCGGCCTCGACGTCGCGTTCAACAACGCGGGTATCGAGGGGACGCCGGGGCCGATAACCGACCAGTCGTTCGAGGACTGGAAGCGCGTCGTCGACGTCAACCTCGGCGGGGTGTTCCTCTGCACGAAACACGAGATTCCCGCGCTCCGCGAACGCGGCGGCGGCGCCATCGTCAACACGGCGTCTATCGCGGGCCTCGTCGGCGCGGCGGACCTGAGCCCGTACTACGCCTCGAAACACGGCGTCGTCGGACTCACGAAGTCCGTCGCCGTCGAGGTGGCCGACGACGGCATCCGCGTCAACGCCGTCTGTCCGGGCGTCGTCGACACGCCGATGGTCTCGCGGTTCACGGGCGGCGACGACGCCGCCATGGAGGGAATCGTCGCGCCCCAGGCGATGAAGCGCGCCGCCGACCCGTCGGAGATAGCCGCCGCGGTGGTGTGGCTCTGCTCCGACGAGGCGTCCTTCGTCACCGGCGTCCCGATGCCGGTCGACGGCGGGTACGTCGCCCAGTGA
- a CDS encoding DUF7344 domain-containing protein produces the protein MSEGTHLTENGQYREASESSSPADAVTDDDEADDGARGDDRQPTHEALFEALSNQRRRFVIHYLKQQGADEPVELADLSAQVTAWERGIDAESLSYADRKNVHTSLSQFHAPKLEDLGFVEFDREESVVELTDRAEAVNIYLETTSGRELAWGPYLLLVSSILSAVVFGSLVGVPVLSGLSHESLAVFVAVTSLTSSAVFAYDTWTRMHVGHDGPPPEATDR, from the coding sequence ATGAGTGAGGGGACTCACCTGACCGAAAACGGGCAGTATCGCGAGGCGAGCGAGTCGTCGTCGCCCGCGGATGCGGTGACCGACGACGACGAGGCGGACGACGGAGCGCGGGGGGACGACCGACAGCCGACGCACGAGGCGCTGTTCGAGGCGCTGAGCAACCAGCGTCGCCGGTTCGTCATCCACTACCTGAAACAGCAGGGGGCCGACGAACCGGTGGAGTTGGCCGACCTCTCCGCGCAGGTGACGGCGTGGGAGCGGGGAATCGACGCCGAGAGCCTGTCGTACGCCGACCGGAAGAACGTGCACACGTCGCTGTCGCAGTTCCACGCGCCGAAGTTGGAGGACCTCGGCTTCGTCGAGTTCGACCGCGAGGAGAGCGTCGTCGAACTCACCGACCGCGCCGAAGCGGTGAACATCTATCTGGAGACCACGTCGGGTCGTGAGTTGGCCTGGGGGCCGTACCTGCTGCTGGTCTCCTCGATACTCTCGGCCGTCGTGTTCGGCTCGCTCGTGGGCGTCCCGGTGCTCTCGGGACTCTCCCACGAGTCGCTGGCCGTCTTCGTCGCGGTGACGTCGCTCACGTCCAGCGCGGTGTTCGCCTACGACACGTGGACGCGGATGCACGTCGGGCACGACGGCCCGCCGCCGGAGGCGACCGACCGATGA
- a CDS encoding DUF1102 domain-containing protein — MQRRTFIGGLGVLAAAGSAVFGTAAVSNVTAERNITASVAGDGSAYLEIREGAANGFAVENLDGAFRLNFANDPDGGNGLNEDAVSSFDDAFRINNTGDETLAVHIEDGKDRIEFYFGEDASDGDYGNDTTVTTTLEPGDDPLMVGVRIDLRDVAAAGVFAGDDDFTIVAEDVDDNA, encoded by the coding sequence ATGCAACGACGAACGTTCATCGGGGGACTCGGGGTACTGGCCGCGGCGGGGAGTGCGGTGTTCGGCACCGCCGCCGTCTCGAACGTCACGGCGGAGCGAAACATCACCGCCAGCGTCGCGGGCGACGGCAGCGCGTATCTGGAGATACGCGAGGGCGCCGCCAACGGCTTCGCCGTCGAGAACTTGGACGGCGCGTTCCGCCTGAACTTCGCGAACGACCCGGACGGCGGCAACGGCCTGAACGAGGACGCCGTCAGTTCGTTCGACGACGCGTTCCGCATCAACAACACCGGCGACGAGACGCTGGCGGTTCACATCGAGGACGGGAAGGACCGCATCGAGTTCTACTTCGGCGAGGACGCAAGCGACGGGGACTACGGCAACGACACCACGGTGACGACGACCCTCGAACCGGGCGACGACCCGTTGATGGTCGGCGTCCGCATCGACCTACGGGACGTGGCGGCGGCGGGCGTGTTCGCCGGCGACGACGACTTCACCATCGTCGCCGAGGACGTGGACGACAACGCCTGA